Below is a window of Agrobacterium vitis DNA.
CGATGACCAATGTTGCCAACGCCCGAATTTCATCGGTCGGGGCCAGAAGATCGGGCACCATCACCGCCATCATGCCCGCCGAGGCTGCCGAGCGGATGCCGTTGTGGGAATCTTCCAATGCCAGACAATCGCCTGGTGCAATGCCAAGCCGCTCGGCTGCTGTCAGATAAGGGTCCGGCGCAGGCTTGCCCCTTGCGTAGTCGCCTAAAGCAACCACGTGATCGAACCGCTCTCGAATGCCAAAGCCGGAAAGGTGGTGCTGCACTTGGGAATGTGCGGAAGATGTGCAGATAGCCCGTGGAATGGCCTTGGTATCCAGCATATCGAGCAGGGCCACCACACCCGCCTTTAGCTTCAGTTCCAGGGCGGTCAACCGATCAAAATGGTCCACCCAGACTGCCCGAAAGGCTTCAGCGTCAAAATCCGGCCCATAATGGTCCTTCAGTAAATGCACGATCCCGTCCCAGGGGCGGCCCAGCATGCATTCATAGACCGATGGCCCGACATGCAGTCCTTCTTGCACACCTGCCGAAATCACCGCTTTGCGATAGAGGATTTCGCTGTCGAGGATGAGGCCATCCATGTCGAAGATAACGGCTTTAGGGATGCGGGGGAGCATGTGTCGCTATAGATCCAATGAGAGTTCTCGTTCGCCGAGATCCTGGTAAAAGCGCAGCAGATAACCGTCTGGATCGGCAACGACAAATTGTCTGTTGCCGCCCTCCATATTGCCTGTGCGATACCATTTGTCTTCCAGCGGCAGATAAAGGGCAATGGCTGCCTTTTCAAGGCGATCAAGGATGGCTTGTACATCCTCGACGCAGATCTGAACATTCAATCCGCGTCCAAATGGTCTTGTCAGCGGTGCACCGTCAATCTCGAACGTCCGGCCAAGCCCGATCTGATCGATCATCAACTGCGCGCCACTCCG
It encodes the following:
- a CDS encoding bleomycin resistance protein, with the translated sequence MGNALVPEFAVTDWHKSREFYTRLLGFSVRYERSEEGFSYLERSGAQLMIDQIGLGRTFEIDGAPLTRPFGRGLNVQICVEDVQAILDRLEKAAIALYLPLEDKWYRTGNMEGGNRQFVVADPDGYLLRFYQDLGERELSLDL
- a CDS encoding HAD family hydrolase translates to MLPRIPKAVIFDMDGLILDSEILYRKAVISAGVQEGLHVGPSVYECMLGRPWDGIVHLLKDHYGPDFDAEAFRAVWVDHFDRLTALELKLKAGVVALLDMLDTKAIPRAICTSSAHSQVQHHLSGFGIRERFDHVVALGDYARGKPAPDPYLTAAERLGIAPGDCLALEDSHNGIRSAASAGMMAVMVPDLLAPTDEIRALATLVIDDLHQCCGFFA